One Hydrogenoanaerobacterium saccharovorans DNA segment encodes these proteins:
- a CDS encoding carbohydrate ABC transporter permease has product MKANKVYSNWFLIPAVSLYTILFIIPVIIGFTYSFTNWNSMSDAVKFIGLKNYQEIFTLNSPYLYSIIITFVFTFFTIIFKGTLGLGLALLLNSNIKCKNVLRGIFFLPYALSPLIIGIVFISVLSPNGIFNEFLRLIGFDSIAKGWLTTPNTVLGATIGVESWRMIGWNMVIYLAGLQAIPKDYYEASSIDGASAWVQFIKITIPFLMPSLTITTVLNTIHGLKTFDLIFALTGGGPGSLTEVINVSVFREYSLGRYGMSTALGVVVFLITSIIALTMKNVMTGKEVK; this is encoded by the coding sequence GGTTATCATTGGGTTTACATACTCATTTACCAACTGGAACTCTATGTCGGATGCCGTGAAATTTATTGGATTAAAAAATTATCAAGAAATCTTTACACTGAACAGTCCGTATTTATACAGTATCATCATTACGTTTGTATTCACATTTTTTACAATTATCTTTAAAGGTACTTTGGGGCTTGGTCTTGCACTTCTTCTTAATTCCAACATTAAGTGTAAAAATGTTTTACGCGGAATATTCTTTTTGCCATATGCTCTTTCTCCCCTGATTATTGGCATTGTTTTTATTTCTGTTTTAAGCCCCAACGGTATTTTTAACGAGTTTTTACGCTTGATTGGCTTTGATTCTATTGCCAAAGGGTGGCTTACTACACCCAATACCGTGCTGGGCGCTACAATCGGGGTAGAATCTTGGAGAATGATTGGCTGGAATATGGTAATTTATCTTGCCGGGTTGCAGGCAATTCCCAAAGATTATTACGAGGCATCTTCAATTGACGGTGCAAGCGCATGGGTTCAGTTTATAAAAATCACAATCCCATTTCTAATGCCGTCATTAACCATTACTACGGTTCTTAACACTATTCACGGCCTTAAAACATTCGACCTTATTTTTGCTTTAACCGGGGGCGGCCCTGGCAGTTTAACTGAAGTTATTAATGTTTCAGTGTTCAGAGAATACTCTTTAGGCAGATATGGTATGTCTACGGCTTTAGGAGTAGTAGTATTCTTAATCACATCAATCATAGCACTTACCATGAAAAATGTAATGACAGGTAAGGAGGTAAAATAA
- a CDS encoding carbohydrate ABC transporter permease, which yields MRTKKRTIILKTILAWILSLIIIAPVLVVIFSSLKSTQEAAHMNLSLPSAIKWENFAEAIKRGGLVKSFFNSLLISSFSAAISLYSSAMAAFVMARRQSKLNKTIFNFIFLGLIAPLNYVATIKFFQVLGLYNSYIGIILLNATLGIPFAVFVYYGFMSSIPKELDEAAIIDGCSSLTLFSKVIFPLLKPVTMTVLVLNFMGAWNDFISPLYLLSSSKKWPMVMSIYNFFGSHFNEWNMICAVIVLSVIPIMVLYIAGQNYIVSGMTSGAVKQ from the coding sequence ATGAGAACAAAAAAAAGAACCATCATTTTAAAAACGATTCTGGCATGGATACTGTCTCTTATCATAATTGCGCCTGTTTTAGTTGTTATTTTTTCTTCCCTCAAGTCAACTCAAGAAGCTGCTCATATGAACTTGTCATTGCCATCTGCAATTAAGTGGGAGAACTTTGCAGAAGCAATTAAAAGAGGCGGCCTTGTAAAATCGTTTTTTAACAGCTTGCTTATTTCTTCTTTTTCTGCTGCAATCAGCTTATATTCATCTGCAATGGCTGCATTTGTTATGGCAAGGCGGCAATCAAAGCTGAACAAAACAATTTTCAATTTTATTTTTCTTGGGTTAATTGCCCCGCTTAATTATGTGGCAACAATAAAGTTTTTTCAAGTTTTAGGGCTGTATAACAGTTATATCGGTATCATTTTATTAAATGCCACTCTTGGTATTCCTTTTGCAGTTTTTGTTTACTATGGTTTTATGAGTTCAATCCCCAAAGAATTGGATGAAGCTGCAATTATTGACGGCTGTAGTTCGCTTACTTTATTCTCTAAGGTTATATTTCCGCTGCTCAAACCGGTTACCATGACCGTACTGGTGCTTAATTTTATGGGTGCATGGAACGATTTTATTTCGCCGTTATATTTATTAAGTTCGTCTAAAAAATGGCCGATGGTTATGTCGATTTATAACTTCTTTGGCTCACATTTTAACGAGTGGAACATGATATGTGCAGTGATTGTGCTTAGCGTAATACCCATTATGGTTCTTTATATTGCAGGGCAAAACTATATTGTGTCTGGTATGACATCCGGAGCGGTAAAACAATAA